In Miscanthus floridulus cultivar M001 chromosome 5, ASM1932011v1, whole genome shotgun sequence, one genomic interval encodes:
- the LOC136453016 gene encoding heavy metal-associated isoprenylated plant protein 28-like: MTLVEMCVHMDCPGCEKKIRKAVQRLEGVHDVEIDMAQQKVTVNGDVEQKKVLKALRRTGRRAVLWPLPYAAGAGAGAAHVLAEQQLLYQPGAAGLAAHASHAARPTSSYNYYKHGYDDSRMYGAYYHHGANSAVAGTRATDYFSDENAQGCSVM, from the exons ATGACG CTCGTGGAGATGTGCGTGCACATGGACTGCCCCGGGTGCGAGAAGAAGATCCGGAAGGCGGTCCAGCGGCTGGAAGGCGTGCACGACGTGGAGATCGACATGGCGCAGCAGAAAGTGACGGTGAACGGGGACGTGGAGCAGAAGAAGGTGCTCAAGGCGCTGCGGCGGACGGGCCGGCGCGCCGTCCTGTGGCCGCTCCCGTACGCCGCcggggccggcgccggcgccgcgcaCGTCCTGGCGGAGCAGCAGCTCCTGTACCAGCCCGGCGCCGCGGGCCTGGCGGCGCACGCCAGCCACGCGGCGCGGCCCACGTCCTCGTACAACTACTACAAGCATGGCTACGACGACTCGCGCATGTACGGCGCATACTACCACCACGGTGCCAACTCGGCCGTTGCCGGCACCAGGGCCACCGACTACTTCAGTGACGAGAACGCGCAGGGGTGCTCCGTCATGTGA
- the LOC136453017 gene encoding dof zinc finger protein 5-like → MLSHVEMAPAPGGFKLFGKVITQLCADTAPPAQEAAAAAASRSTAAFARERDDPDERDQPMVKREAAAADHDFVVADKQQHSAAAGGGPAQAAESDDSKGQQQQQQPRPRHHHQHQHQDTAEARAAAAASSAPPLPCPRCRSRNTKFCYFNNYNVNQPRHFCKDCHRYWTAGGALRNVPVGAGRRKNRPLGPAGAVPVPVPVPAHHHLHPAQAAAGFVLAFPGQHPSSPTSPSPAVYGERWPVCPDRRF, encoded by the coding sequence ATGTTGTCCCACGTCGAGATGGCCCCCGCGCCCGGCGGGTTCAAGCTCTTCGGCAAGGTCATCACGCAGCTGTGCGCCGACACCGCCCCGCCGGCGCAGGAGGCTGCTGCCGCGGCGGCGTCGAGGAGCACGGCCGCCTTCGCGCGGGAGAGGGACGATCCGGACGAGCGCGACCAGCCGATGGTGAagcgggaggcggcggcggcggaccacGACTTCGTCGTCGCGGACAAGCAGCAAcactccgccgccgccggcggcgggccGGCGCAGGCGGCCGAGAGCGACGACAGCAaaggccagcagcagcagcagcagccgcgcccgcggcatcatcatcagcatcagcatcaggaCACCGCGGAGGcgcgcgccgcggcggccgcgtcgtcggcgccgccgctgccgtgccCGCGGTGCCGGAGCCGCAACACCAAGTTCTGCTACTTCAACAACTACAACGTCAACCAGCCGCGCCACTTCTGCAAGGACTGCCACCGCTACTGGACCGCGGGCGGCGCGCTCCGCAACGTCCCCGTCGGCGCCGGCCGCCGCAAGAACCGGCCCCTCGGCCCCGCCGGCGCCGTCCCCGTGCCCGTGCCTGTGCCAGCCCACCACCACCTGCACCCCGCTCAAGCGGCGGCGGGCTTCGTCCTCGCCTTCCCTGGCCAGCACCCTTCCTCCCCGACGTCGCCGTCACCGGCCGTCTACGGCGAGCGGTGGCCGGTCTGCCCCGACCGCCGGTTCTGA